Within the Methanobacterium sp. BRmetb2 genome, the region GGATCGAACATTTCCAACTCTAAATAGTCTACAACCACAGATCTTCTATCTGGATACTTCTCCAGGGCTTCGAAAACCAAGTCTTTATATTTTGTATTTGTGCTGAAAAATTCCTCAAATTTAGTAAGTGATGTTTTAGTTTTATCAGTTGAAGTGGTCATTATAAAAATATTAAACCTCGCTCTATAAAATTATTTCCATAATCATAATTTACCACTAATATTCCCTAACTTAAAAAAAGTTTAATAATAATATAGTATAATTGTTAATATGATAAAGGAAGTATGAGGACTATAATAAAATAATATTATAGAAGAATTATTTGAATATATAACAGATTATAATAAGTTACATAAATAGAGTATAACAGTGATAAGATGAAGAGATCAAGATTAAATTTATTCAGAGCAACTTCCATGACTATTTCCATCCTGGGGATTATTATGATAATTGCTACTGCAGGTATATTTATATATATTGGAATTGAAGCATTATCTTCCGGAGTATCCTCCAATGTAGACACGGCATCTGCTTATGATGACCTGGCAGTTATGAAATCAGACTATTCCAGCTTGAAATTGCAATTTGATGGCTTAAAAAGTGAGGTCACAGCTATTAATGATGACGATTTAAAGCAAAAATATGTAGACACAGAATTGCAACTTATAAAGGCCGAATCAGCGATCACGGATTTAGAAAGTGCTTTATCTTCGAATAAGGCACCAGAAGAGATAGAAAAAAGATTAAATATTGCAAAAAATGAACTTCAAGCAGCAAAAACAAGTGTTAGTAACTTTAAAGCACTTCTTTAAATTGAATTACTTTTTTTATTATTTTAACTTTAAATTATTTTATTTTAAAATTTTTACTAAATAATTAGAAATAATAAGAATTTTAATTTTATCTAAACCCTTTAGCTATAATATACATTTCTGAACTTTTCTGTTTAGAAGATTGAGGTTTAGTTGTTTTAACTAATCTAAACATCTTTTTGATCTTTTGCAGGAGATTTCGGAATTCTTCGCCCTGGAAGGCCTTAATTATAATGTTCCCGCCCGGTTTTAAAATTTCTCCGGAAATATTCAGGACAGTTTCAGCCAGTTCAATGGATAATAAGTGGTCTATATCCCTTATTCCAGATAATTTAGGGGAAGCATCGGATATAATTACATCTGCTTTATTTTCTAGGATTTCATAAATTTTTTCAATTGTTTCTTTTTTAGTGAAATCCCCTCTTATTGAATAAAAATTTTCATTTTCAAATCTTTTAATGCGTTGAAGATCCACGGCTAAAACCAGTCCTTCATTCCCACTTAATTCTAAAGCTACTTGGGACCAGCCTCCGGGTGCTGCACCAAGATCTAATACTTGATCTCCTTTTTTTATTATTTTAAACTTTTTATTTAGCTGCAAAAGTTTAAAAGACGCGCGGGATCGGTACCTTTCTTTTTTTGCCTTTTTATAATAATGATCTTTGTCGTGTTCTGATTTCCAATTGCTCATAGCTATAAACCTCTTTTTTGAAAATTAAGAGCTTTACATGTAGGCTCTCCAATTTTTTTAATCTCTGCCTTTAATTCACCTTCCTCAACAGTTATTAACATTAATGAAGGGTCTGATAACCGGGGAGCGGTGGGGCTGCCGGGATTTAATAAAATCACATCTTCCAACTCTTCAATAAAAGCCCAGTGTGTATGGCCAGAGATGAGTATTTCTACGTCCATTTCCTGGGCAATATATTTTAATTGCTGAGTGTCACCTCGTGGATATATTTCTCCATGATCTAAACCAATTTTTATTCCTTCAACTTCAATGACCTCTCTTTTTGGAAGTTTTATACCATATGCTCGGTCCATATTTCCTTGAACACATTTTGTAGGGGCAATCTCCTCTAATTCGTCTAATACATGGGTACTGGTAAGATCACCTGCATGTAATATCATTTCCACATCAGTGAAAACTTCAAATACTGCCGATGGGATTTTTGCGCATCGGTCAGGTATGTGAGTGTCAGATATAACGCCTATTAACATAATAATCTCCTTTTAAAAACAGGGAATATAATCTATAAATTGAATTATACTTTTAAAAATTAATTCCTAAAATATATATCCAAATAATCAGTTAAATCATTGATCCTAAATATTTAAATAATCTGTTCATACTTCAATTCTCTAAAACGTAATCTAAATACAGTGTAAGGTTCTTTTTCTATAGTTAATTCACCTTCTAACTGTTTTACAAGGGATTTTATCAATTCCATACCTAACGTTTTTGTATTTTT harbors:
- a CDS encoding YfcE family phosphodiesterase, which produces MLIGVISDTHIPDRCAKIPSAVFEVFTDVEMILHAGDLTSTHVLDELEEIAPTKCVQGNMDRAYGIKLPKREVIEVEGIKIGLDHGEIYPRGDTQQLKYIAQEMDVEILISGHTHWAFIEELEDVILLNPGSPTAPRLSDPSLMLITVEEGELKAEIKKIGEPTCKALNFQKRGL
- a CDS encoding 23S rRNA (uridine(2552)-2'-O)-methyltransferase (Specifically methylates the uridine in position 2552 of 23S rRNA in the fully assembled 50S ribosomal subunit) gives rise to the protein MSNWKSEHDKDHYYKKAKKERYRSRASFKLLQLNKKFKIIKKGDQVLDLGAAPGGWSQVALELSGNEGLVLAVDLQRIKRFENENFYSIRGDFTKKETIEKIYEILENKADVIISDASPKLSGIRDIDHLLSIELAETVLNISGEILKPGGNIIIKAFQGEEFRNLLQKIKKMFRLVKTTKPQSSKQKSSEMYIIAKGFR